From a single Sphingosinicellaceae bacterium genomic region:
- a CDS encoding GGDEF domain-containing protein yields the protein MQAGPENGPAIRQRITSELHQAVPIFGGGGISTVAVAVTLAQQLGHPLLVAWAASEALLMAARLVLTWLGRRPARTGLPWTPKGLLILEIAGAASVGFGTTAAILTGQWMGIVIGWMSATAFAGETCVRNLGTLRLVTTMLCLGAAPPIAACLFTGVPLLQIAGVLTAVYTARMIFSATRLSSVLVDTMRAERENDHRARHDKLTGLLNRAGLEREIELMRNDHPRTNLTLFFIDLDSFKLVNDTHGHDTGDQLLRAVAEQLLELVGARDIVARIGGDEFVVVTALKLVEPTEFGRAILSAINSAQHEVSLSRTTVTASIGVAQTTVDGSELADLMKAADLQLYHAKHAGGSRCMVADIDAA from the coding sequence ATGCAGGCGGGTCCCGAGAATGGGCCGGCGATCCGGCAACGCATCACCAGCGAACTGCATCAGGCGGTGCCGATCTTCGGCGGCGGCGGCATCAGCACGGTGGCCGTAGCGGTCACGCTGGCGCAGCAACTCGGTCATCCGTTGCTCGTCGCGTGGGCCGCCAGCGAGGCCTTGCTAATGGCGGCGCGACTGGTGCTGACATGGCTAGGACGGCGTCCGGCGCGCACCGGCCTGCCGTGGACGCCGAAAGGCCTGCTGATCCTTGAGATTGCCGGCGCGGCGAGCGTCGGATTTGGCACCACGGCGGCAATCCTGACCGGCCAATGGATGGGTATCGTGATCGGCTGGATGTCGGCCACGGCATTCGCCGGCGAGACCTGTGTCCGCAACCTTGGCACCCTGCGGCTGGTCACGACCATGTTATGCCTCGGCGCGGCTCCGCCGATCGCCGCGTGCCTGTTCACCGGAGTGCCTCTCCTCCAGATCGCGGGGGTGCTGACGGCAGTCTACACCGCCCGGATGATCTTCTCCGCGACGCGGCTGAGCAGCGTGCTGGTGGATACGATGCGCGCCGAGCGCGAGAACGATCATCGCGCCCGCCATGACAAGCTCACCGGCCTGCTCAACCGTGCCGGCCTCGAGCGCGAGATCGAGCTTATGCGCAATGATCACCCGCGGACCAACCTGACCTTGTTCTTCATCGACCTCGACAGCTTCAAACTGGTCAACGACACCCACGGCCACGACACCGGCGACCAGTTACTGCGCGCCGTTGCCGAGCAGTTGCTGGAGCTGGTCGGGGCGCGGGACATCGTCGCACGCATCGGCGGCGACGAATTTGTAGTCGTGACTGCACTGAAACTCGTCGAGCCTACAGAATTCGGGCGCGCGATCCTGTCTGCGATCAACTCCGCTCAACACGAAGTCAGCCTCAGCCGCACGACCGTCACTGCAAGCATCGGAGTAGCTCAAACGACAGTCGATGGCAGCGAGCTCGCCGACTTGATGAAGGCAGCCGACCTGCAGCTGTATCACGCCAAACATGCCGGCGGGTCGCGCTGCATGGTTGCGGACATCGACGCCGCCTGA
- a CDS encoding galactose mutarotase has protein sequence MDGRVGTASAGSAVGSVDASTSTFGALADGRPVAAVTLTNQAGVAVTVIAWGATLQAVVLPGRDGSRADVALGCADMAGYLAKPSYFGATVGRFANRIAKGRFTLDGTSYQAPVNDGPNSLHGGTVGFDKVLWDVVGVTSGPTASVTLRHVSRDGDQGFPGTLTVDAVYSLDEASVLTIEYRATTDRPTIVNITSHAYWNLGGEGSAGGAMGHLVTIPADSFTPVDATLIPTGELKPVAGTVFDFRTPRAVGNGVRDGHDQQIVLGRGYDHNWVIGPTPTPANHLMATVSEPVSGRRFALWSNQPGLQFYSGNFLDGTVIGKSGNLYRQGDALVFEPQLFPDTPNQPAFGSARLEPGQTYRNVIVYKFGAR, from the coding sequence ATGGACGGACGGGTCGGTACGGCGTCGGCGGGCTCGGCGGTGGGGAGCGTGGACGCGTCGACGTCGACCTTCGGAGCGTTGGCCGACGGACGTCCGGTCGCGGCGGTGACGCTGACCAACCAGGCGGGCGTCGCGGTGACAGTGATCGCCTGGGGCGCGACATTGCAGGCGGTGGTGTTGCCGGGGCGGGACGGCAGCCGGGCCGATGTCGCGCTCGGCTGCGCGGACATGGCGGGGTATCTCGCCAAGCCGTCGTACTTCGGCGCGACCGTCGGGCGCTTCGCCAATCGCATCGCCAAGGGCAGGTTCACTCTCGATGGCACCAGCTACCAAGCGCCCGTCAACGACGGCCCGAACTCGCTTCACGGCGGCACGGTCGGGTTCGACAAGGTGTTGTGGGACGTCGTCGGCGTGACGTCGGGCCCGACCGCCTCGGTCACCTTGCGCCACGTCAGCCGCGACGGCGACCAGGGCTTTCCCGGCACCTTGACCGTGGACGCAGTCTATTCGCTCGACGAGGCGAGCGTGCTGACCATCGAGTACCGCGCCACCACCGACCGGCCGACGATCGTCAACATCACCAGCCACGCGTACTGGAACCTCGGCGGCGAGGGCTCGGCCGGCGGCGCGATGGGGCACCTCGTGACCATCCCCGCCGACAGCTTCACGCCCGTCGACGCGACGCTTATCCCGACCGGCGAGCTGAAGCCGGTTGCCGGCACCGTGTTCGACTTCCGCACACCGCGTGCTGTCGGTAATGGGGTCCGCGACGGCCACGACCAGCAGATCGTCCTCGGTCGCGGCTACGACCACAACTGGGTGATCGGACCGACGCCGACGCCCGCCAACCACCTGATGGCGACGGTCAGCGAGCCGGTGTCGGGACGTCGCTTCGCGCTGTGGTCGAACCAGCCGGGGCTGCAGTTCTACTCGGGCAACTTCCTCGACGGCACCGTCATCGGCAAGTCGGGCAACCTTTACCGGCAGGGTGACGCACTGGTTTTCGAACCACAACTGTTCCCCGATACACCCAACCAGCCGGCGTTCGGATCGGCGCGGCTCGAGCCCGGCCAGACCTACCGCAACGTCATCGTCTACAAGTTCGGAGCGCGCTGA
- a CDS encoding FadR family transcriptional regulator: protein MKDIFPGGDQAEQPKPGRNLTRSMLDVIGRAIVTGHYGELPFPTEAELSLRHGVSRSVTREAVKMLTAKGLVSARPRAGTRVQPATAWNLFDPDVLRWLLERQFSVGLLRYFNQLRIAIEPEAAALAARFAEPADLRRIAAGLSRMAAAERGEDNTLEADIAFHVAVLSASKNPFYVQFRDLVATALRTSILYTDRIKGRSASLADHAAVERAIAAHDPDAARAAMRTLIGDVLELIESNEADVG from the coding sequence ATGAAGGACATCTTCCCAGGGGGTGATCAGGCGGAGCAGCCCAAGCCGGGCCGCAACCTCACGCGGAGTATGCTCGACGTCATCGGACGGGCGATCGTTACCGGTCACTACGGCGAGCTGCCGTTCCCGACCGAGGCCGAGCTGTCGCTTCGACACGGCGTCAGCCGCTCGGTGACCCGCGAGGCCGTCAAGATGCTGACCGCCAAGGGTCTCGTCAGCGCGCGCCCGCGGGCCGGCACGAGGGTCCAGCCGGCGACCGCGTGGAACCTGTTCGATCCCGACGTTCTGCGCTGGTTGCTCGAGCGCCAGTTCTCGGTCGGGCTGCTGCGCTATTTCAACCAGTTGCGCATTGCCATCGAGCCCGAGGCCGCGGCACTGGCGGCACGCTTCGCCGAACCTGCCGACCTCAGGCGCATCGCCGCCGGCCTGTCGCGCATGGCGGCGGCGGAGCGTGGCGAGGACAATACCCTCGAGGCCGACATCGCCTTCCACGTCGCAGTCCTGTCGGCGTCGAAGAACCCCTTCTACGTCCAGTTCCGGGACCTCGTTGCGACCGCGCTCCGGACCTCGATCCTGTACACCGACCGCATCAAGGGCCGCTCGGCGAGCCTTGCCGACCACGCCGCTGTCGAACGCGCGATCGCTGCACACGACCCCGACGCCGCCCGCGCCGCGATGCGCACCCTGATCGGCGACGTCCTCGAGCTGATCGAGTCGAACGAAGCGGACGTCGGCTAG